In one window of Arthrobacter pascens DNA:
- a CDS encoding NAD(P)H-quinone dehydrogenase — MTTQPVLSSPRIAILGGGPGGYEAAMVAASLGAAVTVIERAGLGGSAVLTDVVPSKTLIATADLMTRVGEAGGLGVKFDLNGADCTPSMHADLKHINARVLALARQQSTDIQKGLENLGVRVLKGSGRLLDNHTIEVIGAAGTEIMEADAIILAVGAHPRELPTALPDGERILNWAQLYNLEELPEELIVVGSGVTGAEFASAYNGLGSKVTLISSGDRVLPRSDTDAAEVLEGVFERRGVKVLARSRAEAVERTGDGVAVVLANGVKVTGSHCLVCVGSIPNTDDIGLEAAGVELTDSGHIKVDGVSRTTASNIYAAGDCTGVFALASVAAMQGRIAIAHLMGDGVAPLKLIQVASNIFTSPEIAAVGVSEEDVISDKFQGDVVKLPLSSNARAKMRNHKDGFVKIIARKGSGTVIGGVVVGPNASELIFPIAIAVAQKLHVDDVASAFTVYPSLTGSISEAARRLHVHM, encoded by the coding sequence ATGACTACCCAGCCGGTCCTCAGTTCACCCCGCATAGCGATTCTCGGTGGAGGGCCAGGCGGTTATGAAGCCGCCATGGTCGCGGCGTCCCTCGGTGCGGCGGTGACCGTGATCGAACGTGCAGGCCTGGGCGGATCGGCAGTGCTCACGGACGTCGTCCCCTCGAAAACGCTGATTGCCACGGCAGACCTGATGACGCGCGTCGGTGAGGCCGGAGGGTTGGGAGTCAAGTTCGATCTCAACGGCGCCGACTGCACGCCGAGCATGCACGCGGACCTCAAGCACATCAACGCCCGCGTCCTGGCCCTCGCCCGTCAGCAGTCCACTGACATTCAAAAGGGCCTCGAAAATCTGGGTGTCCGCGTTCTCAAGGGCTCCGGCAGGCTGTTGGACAACCACACCATCGAGGTCATCGGAGCCGCCGGCACCGAGATCATGGAGGCAGACGCGATCATCCTGGCAGTCGGCGCCCACCCTCGTGAGCTGCCCACCGCGCTTCCTGACGGCGAGCGGATTTTGAACTGGGCCCAGCTATACAACCTCGAGGAGCTGCCTGAGGAACTCATTGTGGTCGGCTCCGGCGTAACAGGTGCCGAGTTCGCCTCCGCCTACAACGGGCTGGGCTCCAAAGTGACCCTCATATCCAGCGGAGACCGTGTCCTGCCCAGGTCGGACACGGACGCCGCAGAGGTGCTGGAGGGTGTCTTCGAACGCCGTGGTGTCAAGGTCCTTGCCCGCTCCCGCGCAGAAGCCGTGGAGCGAACCGGCGACGGTGTCGCCGTGGTGCTGGCCAACGGCGTCAAAGTAACCGGCAGCCACTGTCTCGTGTGCGTCGGATCCATCCCGAACACCGATGACATCGGGCTCGAGGCAGCCGGCGTTGAACTCACGGACAGCGGCCACATCAAGGTGGACGGCGTCTCCCGGACGACCGCATCGAACATCTACGCAGCAGGCGACTGCACAGGAGTTTTCGCCCTCGCCTCGGTGGCCGCCATGCAGGGCCGCATAGCGATCGCCCATCTCATGGGCGATGGCGTCGCCCCGCTGAAACTGATTCAGGTGGCCTCAAATATCTTCACCTCTCCAGAGATCGCCGCAGTGGGTGTATCTGAGGAAGACGTGATATCAGACAAATTCCAAGGCGATGTTGTCAAGCTTCCCCTGAGCAGCAACGCCCGCGCCAAAATGCGCAACCACAAGGACGGCTTCGTCAAGATCATCGCCCGCAAGGGATCAGGCACCGTGATCGGCGGAGTCGTGGTGGGACCGAACGCCTCCGAACTGATCTTTCCGATCGCCATCGCCGTCGCGCAGAAACTGCATGTCGACGACGTCGCCAGCGCCTTCACCGTGTATCCCTCGCTGACTGGGTCAATCTCGGAGGCAGCGCGGCGCCTGCACGTACACATGTGA
- a CDS encoding MFS transporter, translating to MSSAKQSSMHQTAIRQKPLMNMKQILLMNAGFFGIQYSFGMQQTAINPVYEFLGASPADLPILNLAGPITGLLIQPLIGALSDRTWSPRWGRRKPFFLIGAIGCALCLFLFPFVTAVWMAVMLLWLLDASNNTAMEPYRAFIADKLPPSQLGKGFLAQAFFTGLGITLANISLFVFQQFIEGATEAGIPYWVVGSFMLGAVCSIGTVLVSVLTTKEIPPTEEELAALRAKKGGLLPAVKEIGEAIREMPTQLRKLAVVYLFQWYGMVCYWQFVALSVAKSVFPDDLQGKEDAVAWTGLVNGWYNIITFSVAFALVAFARRRGAKVVHCVCLLLAAAGLMIFPFVDNKFLLFLPIIGLGIAWASIMGVPYIMAVRMIPSSRYGVYMGIINMMIVVPMLIQSVTFGWIYDHLLGANPNNAIVFAGALLGLAALTMLWIKEPRIISDVDDVTHMPISAH from the coding sequence ATGAGTTCGGCGAAGCAGTCCAGCATGCACCAAACGGCGATCCGGCAGAAGCCGCTGATGAACATGAAACAGATCCTCCTGATGAACGCCGGGTTCTTCGGGATCCAGTACAGCTTTGGAATGCAGCAGACAGCGATTAACCCGGTCTACGAGTTCCTTGGCGCCAGCCCCGCCGATCTGCCCATCCTCAACCTCGCCGGGCCGATCACCGGCCTCTTGATCCAGCCCCTCATCGGTGCTCTCTCCGACCGAACCTGGAGCCCGCGATGGGGCCGCCGCAAGCCTTTCTTCCTGATCGGGGCCATCGGCTGCGCTCTCTGCCTGTTTCTGTTCCCGTTCGTGACCGCGGTATGGATGGCGGTGATGTTGCTCTGGCTGCTGGATGCCAGCAATAACACTGCGATGGAGCCTTATCGGGCCTTCATCGCCGACAAGCTTCCCCCCTCCCAGCTCGGTAAGGGCTTCCTGGCTCAGGCGTTCTTCACCGGCCTCGGCATCACCCTGGCCAACATCTCCCTGTTCGTCTTCCAGCAATTCATCGAAGGGGCCACCGAAGCCGGTATCCCGTATTGGGTGGTGGGCTCATTCATGCTTGGCGCCGTCTGCTCAATCGGCACCGTGCTCGTCTCGGTGCTGACGACGAAGGAGATCCCGCCAACCGAGGAGGAGCTCGCGGCACTGCGTGCCAAGAAGGGTGGCCTCCTTCCAGCGGTGAAGGAGATCGGCGAGGCGATCCGCGAGATGCCGACCCAGCTGCGCAAGCTGGCAGTCGTGTACCTGTTCCAGTGGTACGGAATGGTCTGTTACTGGCAGTTCGTGGCTCTGTCCGTCGCCAAGTCAGTGTTCCCGGATGACCTGCAAGGCAAGGAGGACGCTGTCGCGTGGACCGGTCTGGTCAACGGCTGGTACAACATCATCACCTTTAGCGTCGCCTTCGCGCTGGTCGCTTTTGCGCGGCGTCGCGGCGCCAAGGTTGTCCACTGTGTGTGCCTGTTGCTGGCTGCCGCCGGGCTGATGATTTTCCCGTTCGTTGACAACAAGTTCTTGCTTTTCCTTCCGATCATCGGCCTCGGGATCGCCTGGGCCTCCATCATGGGAGTGCCCTACATCATGGCCGTCCGAATGATCCCCTCAAGCCGGTATGGCGTCTACATGGGCATCATCAACATGATGATCGTGGTTCCGATGCTGATCCAGTCGGTGACCTTCGGCTGGATCTACGACCATCTGTTGGGAGCTAACCCTAACAACGCGATCGTGTTCGCTGGTGCGCTCCTCGGTCTGGCAGCGCTCACCATGCTGTGGATCAAGGAACCGCGGATCATTAGCGACGTCGACGACGTCACCCACATGCCGATTTCCGCGCACTGA
- a CDS encoding FMN-dependent NADH-azoreductase gives MPTILHINASPRYANSESLQLARHFIDSVQAAGSESFELETLDLFNEGALPVFGRIAADAKMAVFSGQDQTPEQIMAWESARAVFDQFTAADAYVFNIPMWNSGVPYVLKQWIDIITQPGWSFGFDPENGYRGLMEGKQAMAIHTSGVYAPGVPVAFGSDFSSTFFADWLNFVGISDSTHVRFAPTVLNGDVDGTRKVAELELSEAAVGFASKLRTVGVLQLVND, from the coding sequence ATGCCTACCATCCTTCACATTAATGCCTCTCCCCGATACGCCAACAGTGAGTCCCTTCAATTGGCCCGGCATTTTATCGACTCCGTCCAAGCCGCCGGGTCGGAGAGCTTTGAGCTGGAGACCCTGGACCTGTTCAACGAGGGAGCACTGCCCGTTTTCGGCCGTATCGCAGCGGATGCCAAGATGGCTGTTTTTTCCGGCCAAGACCAAACACCGGAGCAGATCATGGCATGGGAATCAGCCCGTGCCGTGTTCGATCAGTTCACTGCTGCCGATGCATACGTCTTCAACATCCCCATGTGGAATTCCGGTGTTCCCTATGTCCTGAAGCAATGGATCGACATCATCACCCAGCCCGGATGGAGCTTCGGCTTCGATCCCGAAAACGGCTACCGTGGCCTGATGGAGGGAAAGCAGGCCATGGCTATCCATACCAGCGGTGTTTACGCCCCCGGTGTACCGGTCGCCTTTGGTTCTGATTTCAGCAGCACCTTCTTCGCTGACTGGCTGAACTTCGTAGGCATTTCAGATTCCACTCATGTCCGTTTTGCCCCGACAGTCCTCAACGGCGACGTGGACGGCACGCGAAAGGTTGCGGAGCTCGAGCTCTCCGAAGCAGCGGTCGGGTTTGCGAGCAAGCTCAGGACCGTTGGTGTTCTCCAGCTTGTCAATGACTAA
- a CDS encoding winged helix-turn-helix transcriptional regulator — protein MTLTAEQKRQAAQKHYNASLELCPARQLLEAISSKWVTLIMLALVDGKQRHSDLQKRIAGASQKMLTSTLRSLERDGLVSRHVTLSVPMRTDYELTPRGHSLLRIVIEMKEWAEENMADVATSRMEHDRHKLAFNFNSPSDTSGNE, from the coding sequence ATGACTCTTACGGCTGAACAGAAACGTCAGGCTGCACAGAAGCACTACAACGCATCATTGGAACTATGCCCGGCACGTCAACTGCTTGAGGCCATCAGCAGCAAGTGGGTAACACTGATAATGCTCGCCCTGGTTGATGGGAAGCAACGCCACAGTGACCTCCAGAAGAGGATTGCCGGTGCCAGCCAGAAGATGCTCACCTCCACGCTGCGTTCGCTGGAACGTGACGGATTGGTTTCACGCCATGTCACGTTGTCAGTACCCATGCGGACAGATTATGAGCTCACTCCTCGCGGTCACTCACTTCTCCGTATTGTCATTGAAATGAAGGAATGGGCCGAGGAGAACATGGCTGACGTGGCAACCTCCCGCATGGAGCACGATAGGCACAAACTCGCCTTCAACTTCAACAGCCCATCAGACACATCTGGGAATGAATAG
- a CDS encoding universal stress protein encodes MTTMKDYRTIVVGTDGSGLAGPVVARAAWLAVRDDADLVIVCAYARASRRAEAMNVHTIGGDPRSGQVLGREAASLAVETAMATARDEGATVSATLLIDGEPATALMATAQERSADLIVLGAIHDRSLADRLLGTVATEVTKRANCDVLIVRPADDEGDLEVPEDTP; translated from the coding sequence ATGACCACTATGAAGGACTACCGTACGATCGTCGTCGGGACGGACGGATCCGGGCTCGCCGGACCTGTCGTCGCACGAGCCGCCTGGCTCGCAGTGCGGGACGACGCCGATCTAGTTATCGTCTGCGCATACGCCCGTGCTTCCCGTCGCGCAGAAGCCATGAACGTCCACACTATCGGCGGTGACCCACGCAGCGGGCAGGTCCTCGGACGTGAGGCAGCCTCGCTTGCCGTCGAGACCGCCATGGCCACAGCCAGAGACGAGGGGGCGACGGTTTCCGCCACTCTCCTCATCGACGGTGAACCAGCCACTGCACTCATGGCCACCGCTCAAGAGCGGTCCGCGGACCTCATCGTCCTCGGGGCCATCCATGACCGCTCGCTCGCAGACCGGCTGCTCGGGACGGTGGCCACTGAGGTAACGAAGAGGGCAAACTGCGACGTGCTCATCGTCCGTCCGGCTGATGACGAAGGCGACCTGGAGGTCCCCGAGGACACGCCCTAG
- a CDS encoding GNAT family N-acetyltransferase, which yields MAEAVGWSGSFDWDTLPLSLEASVSGVVAVAGERVVGMGRLVGDGVKYFYVQDVAVIPEYQGQGVGKAIIDQLLLHVAQTAPSTAFVGLFSTENATKAYASRGFTAGDMAGMFRLVQPV from the coding sequence ATAGCAGAAGCTGTCGGCTGGTCAGGATCATTCGACTGGGACACCCTTCCCCTGTCCTTGGAGGCATCCGTGTCTGGCGTCGTTGCAGTAGCTGGTGAGCGCGTCGTAGGAATGGGTCGCCTTGTCGGTGACGGGGTGAAGTACTTCTATGTTCAGGACGTAGCCGTAATTCCTGAGTACCAGGGCCAAGGAGTGGGTAAAGCGATCATCGACCAGCTTCTGTTGCATGTCGCACAAACGGCGCCGTCGACCGCGTTCGTCGGGCTCTTCAGTACCGAAAACGCGACGAAAGCCTATGCCAGCCGCGGATTTACTGCAGGAGATATGGCCGGCATGTTCCGGCTGGTGCAGCCGGTCTAG
- a CDS encoding class I SAM-dependent methyltransferase, with protein sequence MRGARCPDTFETVLRSHRWRTLENSAAYLLPHLSPDFHVLDIGCGPGTITAELASCVAHVTAVEHTSAALDLARAEMDGRTNVSYVVTDAHALDLPDDSFDVVHAHQVLQHVGDPVQALREMKRVCKPGGLVAVRDSDYLGFTWFPEMPAFDEWMRLYQEAALANGGEPQAGRRLLSWARTAGFTDITPSSSTWCFANPEDRQYWGGMWADRILQSALTTQLLDSEMATPLELQAISEGFRSWISDEEGWFSLLSGEILARA encoded by the coding sequence ATTCGAGGTGCGCGCTGTCCGGACACGTTTGAAACGGTCCTCCGGTCCCACCGCTGGCGAACACTCGAGAACTCGGCGGCCTACCTCCTGCCCCATCTGTCCCCCGACTTCCACGTCCTCGACATCGGATGCGGCCCCGGCACCATTACCGCGGAGCTCGCGTCATGCGTGGCTCACGTGACCGCGGTGGAACACACCTCCGCCGCGCTCGACCTAGCTCGTGCGGAGATGGACGGGCGCACGAACGTCTCGTATGTCGTAACCGATGCACACGCTCTCGACCTGCCCGACGACAGCTTCGACGTCGTGCACGCCCACCAGGTCTTGCAGCACGTCGGAGACCCAGTGCAGGCGCTCCGTGAGATGAAGCGCGTTTGTAAACCCGGAGGACTGGTGGCCGTGCGCGACAGCGACTACCTCGGCTTCACGTGGTTCCCTGAGATGCCGGCCTTCGACGAGTGGATGCGGCTTTACCAAGAGGCCGCGCTGGCCAACGGAGGCGAGCCCCAGGCGGGACGTCGGCTGCTGTCGTGGGCCCGGACGGCCGGGTTCACCGACATCACACCGTCCTCGAGCACTTGGTGCTTCGCGAACCCGGAGGACCGGCAGTACTGGGGCGGGATGTGGGCCGACCGTATCCTGCAGTCAGCGCTCACGACGCAACTTTTGGACTCCGAGATGGCCACTCCGCTTGAGCTGCAGGCGATCTCGGAGGGATTCCGTTCCTGGATCAGCGATGAGGAAGGCTGGTTCAGCCTCCTCAGCGGAGAAATCCTCGCCAGGGCTTAG
- a CDS encoding acyl-CoA dehydrogenase family protein, which yields MGSATAEQTPLPEKTRLYGVCDYYDAESLLTGDERRVLGRLRSFLDREARPVLADYWERGEFPTHLEQPLIDLDLMEPAEGGALRPRSTPARGIYQGFRIFELARTDASLATWYTAQAGLFRTAIRVGASAEQQEKWMPQVIDFSLKGVFSLTEPESGSDIAGGLSTTARREKTRDGDIWVLDGAKRWIGGAATADVLAVFARDVADGQVKGFLVDREADGVALEKIRGKTSLRMMQNAHITLSSVRVPESMRLHNVNSFRDVAAMLRAMRSDVAWIATGIQAGAFEAALSYVTGRHQFGRPLGSFQLIQEKLARMLGNVTASLSLVVRLTEQQAKGIYRDQDSALAKMQTCLLMRETVALARELVGGNGITLETDVARFHADAEAVYSYEGTHDINALIIGRALTGVSAFAP from the coding sequence ATGGGCTCCGCGACGGCTGAGCAGACGCCTCTTCCCGAAAAGACCCGGCTCTACGGTGTCTGCGACTATTACGACGCCGAGTCCCTCCTCACCGGTGATGAGCGCCGGGTGCTGGGGCGGCTGCGGAGCTTCCTGGACCGGGAGGCGCGGCCGGTGCTGGCCGATTATTGGGAGCGGGGCGAGTTTCCCACGCACCTGGAGCAGCCGCTGATCGACCTGGACCTGATGGAACCCGCAGAAGGTGGCGCCCTGCGCCCGCGTTCCACGCCCGCCAGGGGGATCTATCAGGGCTTCCGGATCTTCGAACTCGCCCGCACCGACGCCTCCCTTGCCACCTGGTACACCGCTCAGGCCGGACTGTTCCGCACAGCCATCCGGGTGGGTGCTTCCGCCGAGCAGCAGGAAAAGTGGATGCCCCAGGTTATCGACTTCTCGCTGAAGGGCGTGTTCTCCCTGACCGAGCCTGAATCCGGCTCCGACATTGCCGGCGGGCTTTCCACCACCGCCCGCAGGGAAAAAACGCGGGACGGTGATATCTGGGTGCTCGACGGCGCCAAGCGCTGGATCGGCGGGGCCGCGACGGCGGATGTGCTGGCAGTGTTCGCGCGTGACGTGGCAGACGGCCAGGTGAAGGGCTTCCTCGTTGACCGCGAGGCGGACGGTGTGGCGCTGGAGAAAATCCGCGGCAAAACGTCGCTCCGGATGATGCAGAACGCCCACATCACGCTCAGCAGCGTCCGGGTGCCGGAGTCCATGCGGCTGCACAACGTGAACTCCTTCAGGGACGTCGCGGCGATGCTCAGGGCCATGCGCTCTGACGTCGCGTGGATCGCCACCGGCATCCAGGCCGGAGCCTTCGAGGCCGCCCTGAGCTACGTCACCGGGCGGCACCAGTTCGGCCGTCCGCTGGGCTCCTTCCAGCTGATCCAGGAAAAGCTCGCCAGAATGCTCGGCAACGTCACCGCATCGCTGTCCCTGGTGGTCCGGCTGACGGAACAGCAGGCCAAGGGCATCTACCGGGACCAGGATTCGGCCCTTGCCAAGATGCAGACCTGCCTGCTCATGCGCGAAACAGTGGCCCTGGCCCGCGAGCTGGTCGGCGGCAACGGCATCACCCTCGAGACGGACGTCGCCAGGTTCCACGCCGACGCCGAGGCCGTCTACTCCTATGAAGGCACCCACGACATCAACGCCCTCATCATCGGCCGTGCCTTGACCGGCGTCAGCGCGTTCGCCCCCTGA
- a CDS encoding MarR family winged helix-turn-helix transcriptional regulator gives MTIETQGAEQGAAEDKLIAAPITDDVGFLLAKLRATGSVLNNRALSEFDLKERSYSVLILANSGLEPTQRELADFLSLDPSQIVSLVDELEKRGLVARAPGKQDRRAKTVTATAKGSRLLVVAGEAAQRAEAEALAGLAEDEIAQLKALLRKALWP, from the coding sequence ATGACGATCGAGACGCAGGGCGCGGAGCAGGGTGCGGCGGAGGACAAGCTGATCGCCGCGCCGATCACCGATGATGTGGGATTCCTGCTGGCTAAACTGCGCGCCACCGGTTCGGTCCTGAACAACCGGGCGCTGTCGGAGTTCGATCTCAAGGAGCGCTCCTACTCGGTGCTGATTCTGGCCAACAGCGGGCTTGAGCCGACGCAGCGCGAACTCGCGGATTTCCTGAGCCTGGATCCGAGCCAGATTGTTTCCCTGGTCGATGAGCTGGAGAAGCGGGGGCTGGTGGCCAGGGCTCCGGGGAAGCAGGACAGGAGGGCAAAGACGGTGACCGCAACGGCCAAAGGCTCGAGGCTCCTCGTGGTGGCCGGAGAGGCTGCACAGCGGGCTGAGGCGGAGGCGCTCGCAGGCCTCGCGGAGGATGAAATCGCCCAGCTCAAGGCGCTGCTCAGGAAGGCCCTCTGGCCTTAG
- a CDS encoding SDR family NAD(P)-dependent oxidoreductase: protein MSLSGKVAIVTGSGRGLGLAYARELARHGAAVVINDVDANVASEAVKTIESDGGRAVAVVAPVGSTGVARQLVATAVDAFGRLDILVTNAGILRDKSLLKMTDEDFDLVINVHLRGTFTCVREAFAYFKENGIAGRIITIGSPTGQRGNFGQTNYAAAKAGIVGMVRTWALEMKKAAVTVNAVIPVAATAMTKTLPYFQKAVEADERGEAMPSFFRHELGFGTADDVSGLVAFLASDDAANITGQAIGAGGDRLQVWTHPEAATTEYREGGWSYQALSENAASLFSAGTLQGYGEEFLPLPEDLQPEPAQPAATPAR from the coding sequence ATGAGCCTGTCAGGCAAAGTAGCAATCGTCACCGGAAGCGGACGGGGGCTTGGACTTGCATACGCGAGGGAACTTGCCCGCCACGGCGCCGCCGTCGTGATCAATGACGTTGATGCCAACGTTGCCTCCGAAGCAGTCAAGACCATCGAGTCCGACGGCGGGCGTGCTGTCGCCGTCGTCGCCCCGGTGGGCAGCACCGGGGTGGCCAGGCAGCTGGTGGCGACGGCCGTTGATGCCTTCGGCCGGCTGGACATCCTGGTCACCAACGCGGGAATCCTGCGGGACAAGAGCCTGCTGAAGATGACCGACGAGGACTTCGACCTGGTCATCAACGTCCACCTGCGCGGCACCTTCACCTGCGTCCGGGAAGCTTTTGCCTACTTCAAGGAGAATGGCATCGCCGGCCGCATCATCACCATCGGCTCCCCCACCGGCCAGCGCGGCAACTTCGGCCAGACCAACTACGCCGCGGCCAAGGCCGGGATCGTCGGCATGGTGCGCACCTGGGCGCTGGAAATGAAGAAAGCGGCCGTCACTGTCAACGCCGTCATCCCGGTGGCCGCGACTGCCATGACCAAGACCCTCCCGTATTTCCAGAAAGCGGTGGAAGCAGACGAGCGCGGGGAGGCCATGCCTTCCTTCTTCCGCCACGAACTCGGTTTCGGAACGGCCGACGACGTCTCCGGACTGGTTGCCTTCCTCGCCTCCGACGACGCCGCGAACATTACCGGCCAGGCCATCGGCGCCGGTGGTGACCGGCTGCAGGTCTGGACCCACCCGGAAGCTGCGACTACGGAATACCGCGAGGGCGGCTGGAGCTACCAGGCCCTCTCCGAAAACGCAGCGTCCCTCTTCAGCGCGGGCACCTTGCAGGGCTACGGCGAGGAATTCCTGCCGCTGCCCGAGGACCTCCAGCCCGAGCCGGCCCAGCCTGCTGCAACACCGGCCCGCTGA
- a CDS encoding amidohydrolase family protein has translation MAATRYELGIDAAKLDAIDMHVHLEVDGHGHESLPHALTEASAKYFKAEDRTPSLDRIAEVYRGLNMAAVVFTVDARTQLKHEPNSIPELIAGAARNNDVLIPFGSVDPRTGAEAIQGAKHQAIDLGARGFKFHPSLQGFDPSSEQFYPLWETLQELGLPAIFHTGQNGMGAGLPGGYGIKLAYSNPLLLDAVAADFPELQIIMAHPSVPWQDEANSIASHKANVFIDLSGWSPKYFPESLVKAANSYLQDKVLFGTDFPLITPQKWLGAFADLPLKDEVRPKILKGNAVRLLGLGS, from the coding sequence ATGGCCGCCACCCGGTACGAACTGGGCATCGACGCCGCGAAACTCGATGCCATCGATATGCACGTCCACCTCGAAGTGGACGGCCACGGCCACGAATCCCTCCCGCATGCCCTGACCGAGGCCTCGGCCAAGTACTTCAAGGCCGAGGACCGCACGCCGTCCCTGGACCGGATCGCCGAGGTGTACCGCGGACTGAACATGGCCGCCGTCGTCTTCACCGTGGACGCCCGCACCCAGCTCAAGCACGAACCGAACAGCATCCCGGAGCTGATCGCCGGGGCCGCCCGGAACAACGACGTCCTGATCCCGTTCGGCAGCGTCGATCCGCGCACCGGCGCCGAGGCCATCCAGGGCGCCAAGCACCAGGCCATCGACCTGGGTGCCCGCGGCTTCAAATTCCATCCGTCCCTGCAGGGCTTCGACCCCTCCAGCGAACAGTTCTACCCACTCTGGGAAACGCTGCAGGAACTGGGACTGCCCGCGATCTTCCACACCGGCCAGAACGGCATGGGCGCCGGCCTGCCGGGCGGCTACGGGATCAAACTGGCCTACTCGAACCCGCTGCTCCTGGACGCCGTCGCCGCTGACTTCCCTGAGTTGCAGATCATCATGGCCCATCCCTCGGTGCCGTGGCAGGACGAGGCCAACTCCATCGCATCGCACAAGGCGAACGTATTCATCGATCTCTCCGGCTGGTCCCCCAAGTACTTCCCGGAATCCCTCGTGAAGGCCGCCAACTCCTATCTTCAGGACAAGGTCCTGTTCGGCACCGACTTCCCCCTCATCACCCCGCAGAAATGGCTTGGCGCCTTCGCGGACCTTCCGCTCAAGGACGAAGTCCGCCCGAAGATCCTCAAGGGCAATGCCGTGCGGCTGCTCGGCCTGGGTAGCTAA
- a CDS encoding MaoC family dehydratase: MPNLVVDFDKLLTLAGTDLGVTEYREISQEQINKFADATGDDQWIHVDPERAKDGPFGAPIAHGFLTLSLIIPFWGELFDVEGVTTKVNYGLDKVRFTSPVKVDSRIRMHATIAEVIEVKGGAQIKVANTIEIEGQERPAVVAEFLARFYK; this comes from the coding sequence ATGCCCAACCTCGTCGTCGACTTCGACAAACTGCTCACCCTCGCCGGCACGGACCTCGGTGTCACCGAATACCGTGAAATCAGCCAGGAACAGATCAACAAATTCGCTGACGCCACGGGCGATGACCAATGGATCCACGTCGATCCCGAACGCGCCAAGGACGGCCCGTTCGGGGCGCCGATCGCCCATGGCTTCCTCACCCTCTCGCTCATCATCCCGTTCTGGGGCGAGCTGTTCGACGTCGAAGGAGTCACCACCAAGGTCAACTACGGCCTGGACAAAGTCCGCTTCACTTCCCCGGTCAAGGTGGATTCGCGGATCCGCATGCATGCCACCATCGCCGAAGTCATCGAGGTCAAGGGCGGGGCCCAGATCAAGGTCGCGAACACCATCGAGATCGAAGGCCAGGAACGCCCCGCCGTCGTGGCGGAATTCCTCGCCCGCTTCTACAAATAA